A DNA window from Pseudomonas tohonis contains the following coding sequences:
- a CDS encoding PLP-dependent aminotransferase family protein → MAFSERIARLKSSLIREILAAAQRPEVMSFAGGLPAEPMLPKVEWADMPVSMGQYGMSEGEPALREAIAAEAQKLGVQCDASQVLIVSGSQQTLDLASKLFIDPGTEVLLEAPTYLAALQAFQLFGADCIAVAQEADGPELASLRQRLEQHKPAFAYLIPTFQNPSAVRYSEAKRDAVAALLDEFGVTLIEDEPYRELVFDEGTATPIVSRLKKASWIYTGTVSKTLLPGLRVGFLIASPDLFPYLLRLKQSADLHTNRIGQWQALQWLGTEQYREHLAELRGFYRQRRDAMQAALEEHFADLATWQVPQGGLFFWLALKQPLDTRTLLKPALEQNVAFMPGEPFFIDPDQHPGYLRLNFSHVAPERLGEGLQRLAGVIRHALAAEAA, encoded by the coding sequence ATGGCCTTCTCCGAACGCATCGCCCGCCTGAAAAGCTCCTTGATCCGTGAAATCCTTGCCGCGGCGCAGCGCCCGGAAGTGATGTCCTTCGCCGGTGGCCTGCCGGCCGAACCGATGCTGCCGAAGGTGGAGTGGGCGGACATGCCGGTGAGCATGGGCCAGTACGGCATGAGCGAAGGCGAGCCGGCGCTGCGTGAGGCCATCGCCGCCGAGGCACAGAAGCTGGGCGTGCAGTGCGACGCCAGCCAGGTGCTGATCGTCAGCGGCTCCCAGCAGACGCTGGACCTGGCCTCCAAGCTGTTCATCGACCCGGGTACCGAGGTGCTGCTGGAGGCGCCGACCTACCTGGCCGCCCTGCAGGCCTTCCAGCTGTTCGGCGCCGACTGCATCGCCGTCGCCCAGGAGGCCGATGGCCCCGAGCTGGCGTCCCTGCGCCAGCGCCTGGAGCAGCACAAGCCGGCCTTCGCCTACCTGATCCCGACCTTCCAGAACCCTTCGGCCGTGCGTTACAGCGAAGCCAAGCGCGACGCCGTGGCGGCACTGCTGGACGAGTTCGGCGTGACCCTGATCGAAGACGAGCCTTATCGTGAACTGGTGTTCGACGAAGGCACCGCCACCCCCATCGTCAGCCGCCTGAAGAAGGCCAGCTGGATCTACACCGGCACCGTTTCCAAGACCCTGCTGCCGGGCCTGCGCGTGGGCTTCCTGATCGCCAGCCCGGACCTGTTCCCCTACCTGCTGCGCCTGAAGCAGTCGGCCGACCTGCACACCAACCGCATCGGCCAGTGGCAGGCCCTGCAATGGCTGGGCACCGAGCAGTACCGCGAGCACCTGGCCGAGCTGCGCGGCTTCTATCGCCAGCGCCGCGACGCCATGCAGGCTGCGCTGGAGGAGCACTTCGCCGACCTCGCCACCTGGCAGGTGCCACAGGGCGGGCTGTTCTTCTGGCTGGCGCTGAAGCAGCCGCTGGACACCCGCACCCTGCTCAAGCCGGCGCTGGAGCAGAATGTCGCCTTCATGCCGGGCGAGCCTTTCTTCATCGACCCGGACCAGCACCCCGGCTACCTGCGCCTGAACTTCAGCCATGTGGCGCCCGAGCGCCTGGGCGAAGGCCTGCAGCGCCTCGCCGGGGTCATCCGTCACGCACTGGCCGCCGAGGCCGCCTGA
- a CDS encoding glutathione S-transferase family protein: MYKVHGDYISGNCYKVKLILTLLGKPYQWVPVDILKGETQSEAFLALNPNGKIPVLELEDGTTLWESNAILNFLAEGSDLLPSEPRLRTQVLQWQFFEQYSHEPYVAVARFIKLYQGMPAEREEEYRTCLARGYKALKVMEQQLSRTPYLVGEQYSIADIALYAYTHVAEEGGFDLSRFPAVLAWMDRVASHPKHVGMLG, translated from the coding sequence ATGTACAAGGTCCACGGCGATTACATCTCCGGCAACTGCTACAAGGTCAAGCTGATCCTCACCCTGCTCGGCAAGCCCTACCAGTGGGTGCCGGTGGACATTCTCAAGGGCGAGACCCAGAGCGAAGCCTTCCTGGCGCTGAACCCCAACGGCAAGATCCCGGTCCTGGAACTGGAAGACGGCACCACGCTGTGGGAGTCCAACGCCATCCTCAACTTCCTCGCCGAGGGCAGCGACCTGCTGCCCAGCGAGCCGCGCCTGCGCACCCAGGTGCTGCAGTGGCAGTTCTTCGAGCAGTACAGCCACGAGCCCTATGTGGCGGTGGCGCGCTTCATCAAGCTGTACCAGGGCATGCCCGCCGAGCGCGAGGAGGAGTACCGCACCTGCCTGGCACGCGGCTACAAGGCGCTCAAGGTGATGGAGCAGCAGCTGTCGCGCACGCCTTACCTGGTGGGCGAGCAGTACTCCATCGCCGACATCGCCCTCTACGCCTATACCCATGTGGCGGAAGAGGGCGGCTTCGACCTCTCGCGCTTCCCGGCCGTGCTGGCCTGGATGGACCGCGTGGCCAGCCACCCCAAGCACGTGGGCATGTTGGGCTGA
- a CDS encoding GNAT family N-acetyltransferase has protein sequence MTTPRLHGPRVGLRPFRADDAPEVQRLAGDPAIAATTATIPHPYPLELARRWIASLEPGYPQRPHVTWAIVRRDDDALLGCISLIGLGAESGELAYWIGTPHWGRGYMQEAARLVLAHAFEVLGLAWVEGYCLAHNPASARVMTGIGMQPLGQRFAREFRGREETLLGFRLDVAHWARLV, from the coding sequence ATGACGACACCCAGGTTGCATGGCCCGCGCGTCGGGCTGCGCCCTTTCAGGGCCGACGACGCACCCGAGGTCCAGCGCCTGGCCGGCGACCCGGCCATCGCCGCGACCACCGCAACCATTCCCCATCCCTATCCCCTGGAGCTGGCCCGGCGCTGGATCGCCAGCCTGGAACCCGGTTACCCGCAGCGCCCGCACGTCACCTGGGCGATCGTCCGTCGCGACGATGACGCGCTGCTCGGCTGCATCAGCCTGATCGGCCTCGGAGCCGAGTCCGGCGAGCTGGCCTACTGGATCGGCACGCCCCACTGGGGCCGGGGCTATATGCAGGAGGCCGCGCGCCTGGTGCTGGCCCATGCCTTCGAGGTGCTCGGCCTGGCCTGGGTGGAGGGCTATTGCCTGGCGCACAACCCGGCTTCGGCGCGGGTGATGACCGGCATCGGCATGCAGCCCCTCGGGCAGCGCTTTGCCCGCGAATTCCGTGGCCGCGAGGAGACGCTGCTGGGCTTCCGCCTGGACGTGGCGCACTGGGCGAGGCTGGTCTAA
- a CDS encoding GFA family protein, with the protein MKYKGGCHCGRIAFEVDGSPLAEVMECNCSLCSKRGYLLWFVPRAQLTLSTPDADLSTYRFNRMHIAHHFCSNCGCAPFGEAADPKGNAMAAVNVRCLEGVDPDTLKVVKVDGRSF; encoded by the coding sequence ATGAAATACAAAGGGGGCTGCCACTGCGGCCGGATTGCGTTCGAGGTGGACGGCAGTCCGCTCGCCGAGGTGATGGAGTGCAATTGCTCGCTGTGCAGCAAGCGCGGCTACCTGCTGTGGTTCGTGCCACGGGCGCAACTGACGCTGTCGACACCGGATGCGGACCTGTCCACCTACCGCTTCAATCGCATGCACATCGCCCATCACTTCTGCTCCAACTGCGGCTGTGCGCCCTTCGGCGAGGCGGCCGATCCCAAGGGCAACGCCATGGCAGCGGTGAACGTGCGCTGCCTGGAAGGGGTCGATCCCGACACCCTGAAGGTGGTGAAGGTGGATGGGCGGAGTTTCTAG
- the folE gene encoding GTP cyclohydrolase I FolE, whose product MESSKQKLEQHYTAILGQLGEDVSREGLLDTPKRAAKAMQYLCRGYEQTLEEVTNGALFSSDNSEMVLVKDIELYSLCEHHLLPFIGKAHVAYLPSGKVLGLSKVARIVDMFARRLQIQENLSRQIAEAVQQVTGAAGVAVVIEAQHMCMMMRGVEKQNSSMVTSVMLGEFRQNAATRSEFLSLIR is encoded by the coding sequence ATGGAATCTAGCAAACAGAAACTCGAGCAACACTACACCGCGATCCTCGGCCAGCTCGGCGAGGACGTCTCCCGCGAAGGCCTGCTGGACACCCCCAAGCGCGCCGCCAAGGCCATGCAGTACCTCTGCCGCGGCTATGAGCAGACGCTGGAGGAAGTCACCAACGGTGCGCTGTTCAGCTCCGACAACAGCGAAATGGTGCTGGTGAAGGACATCGAGCTGTACTCCCTGTGCGAGCATCACCTGCTGCCCTTCATCGGCAAGGCCCACGTCGCCTACCTGCCGAGCGGCAAGGTGCTGGGCCTGTCCAAGGTCGCGCGGATCGTCGACATGTTCGCCCGCCGCCTGCAGATCCAGGAGAACCTCAGCCGCCAGATCGCCGAGGCCGTGCAGCAGGTCACCGGCGCGGCCGGCGTGGCCGTGGTCATCGAGGCCCAGCACATGTGCATGATGATGCGCGGCGTGGAGAAGCAGAACTCCTCCATGGTCACCTCGGTCATGCTCGGCGAATTCCGCCAGAACGCCGCGACCCGCAGCGAGTTCCTCAGCCTGATCCGCTGA
- a CDS encoding class I SAM-dependent methyltransferase, which produces MPGYLIKTSTFRVGGRDFHMQSLLDAEQFHDPLGEAAGLGITADTWALFGQVWPAGEALAQTMATRDLTGLRVLEVGAGLCLASLVGHQRGGDMTASDIHPLIPTFLAENARLNGLPPMRYETCDWGGTEAFGEFDLIIGSDLLYDHDNQADLADFIDRHSASSVEVLLVDPDRQGQQAFHDEMAELGYGMDISLADCLLANGERFRGSYLHFSRGAVAA; this is translated from the coding sequence ATGCCAGGCTATCTGATCAAGACCAGTACCTTCCGCGTGGGCGGCCGGGATTTCCACATGCAATCGCTGCTGGACGCCGAGCAATTCCATGATCCCTTGGGCGAGGCTGCCGGCCTGGGCATCACCGCAGACACCTGGGCGCTGTTCGGCCAGGTGTGGCCGGCAGGCGAAGCGCTGGCCCAGACGATGGCGACCCGCGACCTCACCGGCTTGCGCGTGCTGGAAGTCGGCGCCGGGCTCTGCCTGGCCAGCCTGGTGGGCCACCAGCGCGGCGGCGACATGACCGCCAGCGACATCCACCCGCTGATCCCCACCTTCCTCGCCGAGAACGCCCGCCTCAACGGCCTGCCGCCGATGCGCTACGAAACCTGCGACTGGGGTGGCACCGAGGCGTTCGGCGAGTTCGACCTGATCATCGGCAGCGACCTGCTCTATGACCATGACAACCAGGCCGACCTGGCCGACTTCATCGACCGCCACTCCGCGAGCTCCGTGGAAGTGCTGCTGGTCGACCCGGATCGCCAGGGCCAGCAGGCCTTCCATGACGAGATGGCCGAGCTCGGCTACGGCATGGATATCAGCCTCGCCGATTGCCTGCTGGCCAACGGCGAGCGCTTCAGGGGCTCCTACCTGCACTTCAGCCGAGGCGCCGTCGCCGCCTGA
- a CDS encoding cold-shock protein, which translates to MSNRQFGTVKWFNDEKGFGFITPQEGPDLFVHYRSIESAGFKSLAEGQQVSYLVAKGPKGLQAEQVQVV; encoded by the coding sequence ATGTCCAATCGTCAATTCGGCACCGTCAAATGGTTCAACGATGAAAAAGGCTTCGGCTTCATCACCCCCCAGGAAGGCCCGGACCTCTTCGTCCACTACCGCTCCATCGAAAGCGCCGGCTTCAAGTCGCTCGCCGAAGGCCAGCAGGTGAGCTACCTGGTCGCCAAGGGCCCGAAAGGCCTGCAGGCCGAGCAGGTCCAGGTGGTCTGA
- a CDS encoding winged helix-turn-helix transcriptional regulator — translation MTLPLPGKSVRGSTTGRPIMALLDLLGRRWSLRILWELRQGPATFRELQARCEGLSPSVLNTRMGELRQALLIDTGDAGYRLSEDGEELVRRCLPLAEWAETWAERLPPPSDA, via the coding sequence ATGACCCTTCCCCTCCCCGGCAAATCGGTCCGCGGCTCCACCACCGGCCGGCCCATCATGGCCCTGCTGGACCTGCTCGGCCGCCGCTGGAGCCTGCGCATCCTCTGGGAACTGCGCCAGGGCCCGGCCACTTTCCGCGAACTCCAGGCACGCTGCGAAGGCCTCTCGCCCTCGGTGCTCAATACCCGCATGGGCGAACTGCGCCAGGCGCTGCTGATCGACACGGGGGATGCCGGCTATCGGCTCAGCGAGGACGGCGAGGAACTGGTCCGCCGCTGCCTGCCCCTCGCCGAGTGGGCTGAGACCTGGGCCGAGCGCCTGCCGCCACCCTCGGACGCATGA
- a CDS encoding carboxymuconolactone decarboxylase family protein: MSTARIQPLEAPYDPAVQAAFDKVMPPGVPPLKLFRSMAHNPRVLQRLIAGGLLDPGSISLREREVLILRTTARCGAEYEWGVHVAFFAERAGFSAEQVADSCSERPEPSLWSAAELALMELADGLNRSARVEEGLWQRLASHFSDAQLIECLTLVGFYHAVSFVVNGTGVEREAGVPRFPR, encoded by the coding sequence ATGAGCACTGCGCGTATCCAGCCCCTCGAAGCCCCCTATGACCCGGCCGTGCAGGCCGCCTTCGACAAGGTGATGCCGCCCGGCGTGCCGCCGCTGAAGCTGTTCCGTAGCATGGCGCACAACCCCCGTGTGCTGCAGCGCTTGATCGCGGGGGGCCTGCTCGACCCCGGCAGCATCAGCCTGCGTGAGCGCGAGGTACTGATCCTGCGCACCACCGCCCGTTGCGGCGCCGAATACGAATGGGGCGTTCACGTGGCCTTCTTCGCCGAGCGCGCGGGGTTCAGCGCGGAGCAGGTGGCGGACAGCTGCAGCGAGCGGCCTGAGCCGTCACTGTGGAGCGCGGCCGAGCTGGCACTGATGGAACTGGCCGATGGCCTGAACCGTTCGGCTCGGGTGGAGGAGGGGTTGTGGCAGCGACTGGCCTCGCACTTCAGCGATGCGCAACTGATCGAGTGCCTGACACTGGTCGGCTTCTACCACGCGGTGTCGTTCGTGGTGAACGGCACCGGCGTGGAGCGGGAGGCGGGCGTGCCGCGCTTCCCGCGCTGA
- a CDS encoding Smr/MutS family protein, whose product MQDDDFSLFTNEMRGVKRIQNDRAETGKPKADRKQVASLRQNATQITESTKVDGLSDLFVIDVGAEDELHWARDGVQEGQMRKLKLGQIGFEGSLDLHGMTVEKARETLWDFLAEAAKFEIRCVRITHGKAARLDGKRPLIKSHVNTWLRQHPQVLGFTSCLPRHGGTGALYVMLRRTMLEGRDE is encoded by the coding sequence ATGCAAGACGACGACTTTTCCCTGTTCACCAACGAGATGCGCGGCGTGAAGCGCATCCAGAACGACCGCGCGGAAACCGGCAAGCCGAAGGCCGACCGCAAGCAGGTCGCCAGCCTGCGGCAGAACGCGACCCAGATAACCGAATCGACCAAGGTCGACGGCCTCTCCGACCTGTTCGTCATCGACGTCGGCGCCGAGGACGAGCTGCACTGGGCCCGCGACGGCGTGCAGGAAGGCCAGATGCGCAAGCTCAAGCTCGGCCAGATCGGCTTCGAAGGCAGCCTCGACCTGCATGGCATGACCGTGGAAAAGGCCCGCGAAACCCTCTGGGACTTCCTCGCCGAAGCAGCGAAGTTCGAGATCCGCTGCGTGCGCATCACCCATGGCAAGGCCGCGCGCCTGGATGGCAAGCGCCCGCTGATCAAGAGCCACGTCAACACTTGGCTGCGCCAGCACCCGCAGGTGCTCGGCTTCACCTCCTGCCTGCCGCGCCACGGTGGCACCGGCGCGCTCTACGTGATGCTGCGCCGCACCATGCTCGAAGGCCGCGACGAGTAG
- a CDS encoding cysteine hydrolase family protein has product MSAPKSMFQLSGRGYPPASLNNATLVIIDAQEEYRSGVLALPGLDAALEEIATLLAAARAIGSAVVHVKHLGVPGGLLDPQGERGQHLPEVAPLPGEIVVEKRLPNAFAGTELHDRLQDIGHLDLVVCGFMTHSSVSTTVRAAKDYGYRCTLVSAACATRDLPTTDGGVISAEDMHRVEVIALADNFASVVPHARALA; this is encoded by the coding sequence ATGTCCGCCCCCAAATCCATGTTCCAACTGAGTGGCCGTGGTTACCCGCCCGCCAGCCTGAACAACGCCACCCTGGTGATCATCGACGCGCAGGAGGAGTACCGCAGCGGCGTCCTCGCCCTGCCCGGCCTGGACGCCGCGCTCGAGGAGATCGCCACCCTGCTGGCGGCAGCCCGCGCCATCGGCAGCGCCGTGGTCCACGTCAAGCACCTGGGGGTTCCCGGCGGCCTGCTCGACCCCCAGGGCGAACGCGGCCAGCACCTCCCCGAAGTCGCCCCGCTGCCGGGCGAGATCGTGGTCGAGAAACGCCTGCCCAATGCCTTCGCCGGCACCGAACTGCATGACCGCCTGCAGGACATCGGCCACCTGGACCTCGTCGTCTGCGGCTTCATGACCCATTCCAGCGTCAGCACCACCGTGCGCGCCGCCAAGGACTACGGCTACCGCTGCACCCTGGTCAGCGCCGCCTGCGCCACCCGCGACCTGCCCACCACCGACGGCGGCGTGATCAGCGCCGAAGACATGCACCGCGTCGAAGTCATCGCCCTCGCCGACAACTTCGCCAGCGTGGTGCCCCACGCCCGCGCCCTGGCCTGA
- the prmB gene encoding 50S ribosomal protein L3 N(5)-glutamine methyltransferase — protein MSESRLRTLRDHIRWAVSRFHAENLFFGHGTDNAWDEARQLVLGALHLPYEVADSYLDCRLEDDERAHVQALLRRRILERVPVAYLLGEAWFCGMPFVVDERVLVPRSPIGELIQQGFEPWLAASPARILDLCTGSGCIGIAAAHAFPDAEVVLADLSFDALEVANLNIERHDLEDRVFTVQGDGFDGLPGQRFDLILSNPPYVDAEDFADMPEEFQHEPAMGLACGDDGLDLVRRMLAEAADHLTERGTLIVEVGNSQVHVEALYPEVDFTWLEFSHGGHGVFLLGASQCREHQALFRSRLNG, from the coding sequence GTGTCCGAATCCCGCTTGCGCACCCTGCGCGATCACATCCGCTGGGCGGTCAGCCGTTTCCATGCGGAAAACCTGTTCTTCGGTCATGGCACTGACAACGCCTGGGACGAGGCTCGCCAGTTGGTGCTCGGCGCGCTGCACCTGCCCTACGAGGTGGCCGACAGCTACCTCGACTGCCGCCTGGAAGACGACGAGCGTGCCCACGTCCAGGCGCTGCTGCGCCGCCGCATCCTCGAGCGCGTGCCGGTGGCCTACCTGCTGGGCGAGGCCTGGTTCTGCGGCATGCCTTTCGTGGTTGACGAGCGTGTGCTGGTGCCGCGTTCGCCCATCGGCGAGCTGATCCAGCAGGGCTTCGAGCCCTGGCTGGCCGCATCGCCCGCGCGGATTCTCGACCTGTGCACCGGCTCCGGCTGCATCGGCATCGCCGCCGCCCACGCCTTCCCGGATGCCGAGGTGGTGCTGGCCGACCTGTCCTTCGACGCGCTGGAGGTGGCCAACCTGAACATCGAGCGGCATGACCTGGAAGACCGCGTCTTCACCGTCCAGGGCGATGGCTTCGATGGCCTGCCGGGGCAGCGCTTCGACCTGATCCTGTCCAACCCGCCCTATGTGGATGCCGAGGACTTCGCCGACATGCCCGAGGAGTTCCAGCACGAGCCGGCCATGGGCCTGGCCTGTGGCGACGACGGGCTGGACCTGGTGCGCCGCATGCTGGCCGAGGCCGCCGACCACCTCACCGAGCGCGGCACGCTGATCGTCGAGGTCGGCAACAGCCAGGTGCATGTCGAGGCGCTGTATCCGGAAGTGGACTTCACCTGGCTGGAATTCAGCCACGGCGGCCATGGCGTGTTCCTGCTCGGCGCCAGCCAGTGCCGGGAGCACCAGGCCCTGTTCCGCTCGCGCCTGAACGGCTGA
- a CDS encoding alpha/beta hydrolase, which produces MPRLLPLLALLLISFTGTALAGPWTVLQRPIELETASGTLHGTLLRPRTEAPVPVALLLSGSGPTDRNGNNPMGGRNDSLKKLAELLARHGIASVRYDKRGIAASQAAGPDERQLSVDLYVADAVAWGRTLKADPRFSRLVLIGHSEGALIASLAAPDAGADALVSIAGSARPIDQVLQEQLQRRLPPPLQARSDEILASLRAGHQVPGVPKPLLVLYRPSVQPYLISLFAKDPAAAFAAVRVPALIVQGSHDSQVDVADARALQAIRPDAELAIIPGMDHVLRITPADARDPLATYNSPGLPLARELGERLIAFIERLPSSDGKSGR; this is translated from the coding sequence ATGCCACGCCTCCTCCCCCTGCTCGCCCTGCTCCTGATCTCCTTCACCGGCACTGCCCTGGCCGGCCCCTGGACCGTCCTCCAGCGCCCCATCGAGCTGGAGACCGCCAGCGGCACGCTGCACGGCACCCTGCTGCGCCCCAGGACCGAGGCCCCGGTGCCGGTGGCGCTGCTGCTGTCCGGTTCCGGACCCACCGACCGCAACGGCAACAACCCCATGGGCGGGCGCAACGACAGCCTGAAGAAGCTCGCCGAGCTGCTGGCGCGCCACGGCATCGCCAGCGTGCGCTACGACAAGCGCGGCATCGCCGCGAGCCAGGCCGCCGGCCCCGACGAGCGGCAACTGAGCGTCGACCTCTACGTGGCCGATGCGGTGGCCTGGGGCCGCACGCTGAAGGCCGACCCGCGCTTCTCGCGCCTGGTGCTGATCGGCCACAGCGAAGGCGCCCTGATCGCCAGCCTGGCCGCGCCGGATGCCGGTGCCGATGCGCTGGTCTCCATCGCCGGCAGCGCGCGCCCCATCGACCAGGTGCTGCAGGAGCAACTGCAACGGCGCCTGCCGCCCCCCCTGCAGGCACGCAGCGACGAAATCCTCGCCAGCCTCAGGGCCGGGCATCAGGTGCCGGGCGTGCCCAAGCCGTTGCTGGTGCTCTACCGCCCCAGCGTGCAGCCCTACCTCATCTCCCTGTTCGCCAAGGACCCGGCCGCCGCCTTCGCTGCCGTGCGGGTGCCGGCGCTGATCGTCCAGGGCAGCCACGACAGCCAGGTGGACGTGGCCGATGCCCGTGCCCTGCAGGCGATCCGCCCGGATGCCGAGCTGGCGATCATCCCGGGCATGGACCATGTCCTGCGCATCACCCCGGCGGATGCCCGCGACCCGCTCGCCACCTATAATTCCCCCGGCCTGCCCCTGGCCCGCGAGCTCGGCGAACGCCTGATCGCCTTCATCGAACGCCTGCCCTCCAGCGACGGGAAAAGCGGCCGATAA
- the aroC gene encoding chorismate synthase: MSGNTYGKLFTVTTAGESHGPALVAIVDGCPPGLELSLEDLQRDLDRRKPGTSRHTTQRQEADEVEILSGVFEGRTTGCSIGLLIRNTDQKSKDYSAIKDLFRPAHADYTYHHKYGVRDYRGGGRSSARETAMRVAAGAIAKKWLAGQGIRIRGYMSQLGPIEIPFKTWDSVEQNAFFSPDPDKVPELEAYMDQLRRDQDSVGAKITVVAEGVPPGLGEPIFDRLDAELAHALMSINAVKGVEIGAGFACVAQRGTEHRDELTPEGFLSNNAGGILGGISSGQPIVAHLALKPTSSITTPGRSIDVDGNPVDVITKGRHDPCVGIRATPIAEAMMAIVLMDHLLRHRGQNADVRVTTPVLGQL, encoded by the coding sequence ATGTCCGGCAACACCTACGGCAAGCTGTTCACCGTCACCACGGCTGGCGAAAGCCACGGCCCGGCGCTGGTCGCCATCGTCGACGGCTGCCCGCCCGGGCTGGAGCTTTCCCTGGAGGACCTGCAGCGTGACCTCGACCGCCGCAAGCCCGGCACCAGCCGCCACACCACCCAGCGCCAGGAAGCCGACGAGGTGGAAATCCTCTCCGGCGTCTTCGAAGGCCGCACCACCGGCTGCTCCATCGGCCTGCTGATCCGCAACACCGACCAGAAGTCCAAGGACTACTCGGCGATCAAGGACCTCTTCCGCCCGGCCCACGCCGACTACACCTACCACCACAAGTACGGCGTCCGCGACTACCGTGGCGGCGGCCGTTCCTCGGCGCGCGAGACCGCCATGCGCGTCGCCGCCGGCGCCATCGCCAAGAAGTGGCTGGCCGGGCAGGGCATCCGCATCCGCGGCTACATGAGCCAGCTCGGCCCGATCGAGATTCCCTTCAAGACCTGGGACTCGGTGGAGCAGAACGCCTTCTTCAGCCCCGACCCGGACAAGGTGCCGGAGCTGGAGGCCTACATGGACCAGCTGCGCCGTGACCAGGATTCCGTCGGCGCCAAGATCACCGTCGTCGCCGAAGGCGTGCCGCCCGGCCTGGGCGAGCCGATCTTCGACCGCCTGGATGCGGAACTCGCCCACGCGCTGATGAGCATCAACGCGGTGAAGGGCGTGGAAATTGGCGCCGGCTTCGCGTGCGTCGCCCAGCGCGGCACCGAGCACCGCGACGAGCTGACCCCGGAAGGCTTCCTCAGCAACAACGCCGGCGGCATCCTCGGCGGCATTTCCTCGGGCCAGCCGATCGTCGCCCACCTGGCGCTGAAACCCACCTCCAGCATCACCACGCCGGGCCGCTCCATCGACGTCGACGGCAATCCGGTGGACGTGATCACCAAGGGCCGTCACGACCCCTGCGTCGGCATCCGCGCCACGCCCATCGCCGAAGCCATGATGGCCATCGTGCTGATGGACCACCTGCTGCGCCATCGCGGGCAGAACGCCGATGTGCGCGTCACCACCCCGGTGCTCGGCCAGCTGTGA
- a CDS encoding MFS transporter, whose product MTGGALPYWRLSGFYLFYFALLGATAPFLGLYFAHLGFSAARIGELVAIPMLMRCVAPNLWGWLGDRSGRRLAIVRLGAFCTLCTFALIFVDKSYAWLAMIMALHAFFWHAVLPQFEVITLAHLREQAARYSQIRLWGSIGFILTVVGLGKAFEVFSLDVYPVALVVIMVGIVLSSWWVPNATPVAREGGARGGFLDQLRQPGVLAFYLCVGLMQLSHGPYYTFQTIYLESLGYPRGFIGQLWALGVVAEVLMFLAMARILSRFPVRQVLAASFLLAALRWLLLGHLADNLAVLLFAQVLHAATFGSFHAAAIHFVQRQFGPQQQGQGQALYAALAGTGGALGALYSGYSWNSLGASWTFVIASLAAMAAAVIIATQLKEERA is encoded by the coding sequence GTGACCGGCGGCGCGCTGCCGTACTGGCGGCTGTCCGGTTTCTACCTGTTCTACTTCGCCCTGCTGGGCGCCACGGCGCCCTTCCTCGGGCTCTACTTCGCCCACCTGGGCTTTTCCGCCGCGCGCATCGGCGAGCTGGTGGCCATCCCCATGCTGATGCGCTGCGTGGCGCCCAATCTCTGGGGCTGGCTGGGCGACCGCAGCGGTCGGCGCCTGGCCATCGTCCGGCTGGGCGCGTTCTGCACCCTGTGCACCTTCGCACTGATCTTCGTCGACAAGAGCTACGCCTGGCTGGCGATGATCATGGCCCTGCACGCTTTCTTCTGGCACGCGGTGCTGCCGCAGTTCGAGGTGATCACCCTGGCCCATCTCAGGGAACAGGCCGCGCGCTACAGCCAGATCCGCCTGTGGGGCTCCATCGGCTTCATCCTCACCGTGGTCGGCCTGGGCAAGGCGTTCGAGGTGTTCAGCCTGGACGTCTACCCGGTGGCGCTGGTGGTCATCATGGTCGGCATCGTGCTCAGCAGCTGGTGGGTGCCCAATGCCACGCCGGTGGCCCGGGAGGGAGGCGCCCGCGGCGGCTTCCTCGACCAGCTGCGGCAACCCGGCGTGCTGGCGTTCTACCTGTGCGTCGGGTTGATGCAGCTGTCCCACGGCCCGTACTACACCTTCCAGACCATCTACCTGGAAAGCCTCGGCTACCCGCGCGGCTTCATCGGCCAGCTGTGGGCCCTGGGCGTGGTGGCGGAGGTCTTGATGTTCCTGGCGATGGCGCGCATCCTCTCGCGCTTCCCGGTTCGCCAGGTGCTGGCCGCGAGCTTCCTGCTCGCGGCGTTGCGCTGGCTGCTGCTGGGGCATCTCGCCGACAACCTCGCGGTGCTGCTGTTCGCCCAAGTGCTCCATGCGGCGACCTTCGGCAGCTTCCATGCGGCGGCCATCCATTTCGTGCAACGCCAGTTCGGCCCGCAGCAGCAAGGCCAGGGCCAGGCGCTCTACGCAGCACTCGCCGGCACCGGCGGCGCGCTCGGGGCCCTGTACTCCGGTTACAGCTGGAACAGCCTGGGTGCCTCCTGGACCTTCGTCATCGCCAGCCTGGCCGCCATGGCCGCTGCCGTTATCATTGCCACTCAATTAAAAGAGGAGCGGGCATGA